The following are encoded together in the Lathyrus oleraceus cultivar Zhongwan6 chromosome 3, CAAS_Psat_ZW6_1.0, whole genome shotgun sequence genome:
- the LOC127127577 gene encoding uncharacterized protein LOC127127577: MEYLKKLRHPLLTSKEPNEDPAMEMQDLITMLQSKQYVFWHRRSGNSDIFWTHPGAIHLLNQFPFVLVIGCTYKTNRFRFPLLEIVGVTSTELTFTVAFAFLDSERLDNFTWALQKLRGLFLRDDSISQVIVTDKDPVLMNAIEFVFPDSCILLCRFHMSINVRPKCKKSVSPKETIVNVLDAWSDLINSPDEVEYLERLHHFEVLCENHPIFLEYVKNMWLIPHKEKFVLAWTNRVMHLGNTTTNRVRSIRGTWKSLMHDRSGDMCECWDAMNNMFRLQHCAIRASFERSTYMVQHRHNIPVYDKLRGYVSKNALIHIGLEYDRMSSTDIENFICGCKVRKTYGLPCACELLQYNRTSVVAIPLLVVHIHWRRVKFGDKKDNETDKLEEEDFAQEWDVLVERFRELDIAGKITLKSKVRDLAFSDTTSMCQAPIIEGEGPSTSGKGPYEEDLVHEWDALLKRFRELDIVGKVILKSKVHELVFPDTISTSQPQMMEDECPSISSNNPSIGHESVWERRCHRAAAILRTVLDKQFLLEGTEPDEHLTRALCILQYGTAEGESMEGLAYQRRKKPRSID; this comes from the exons ATGGAATACCTAAAGAAGCTGAGACACCCATTACTTACATCAAAAGAGCCCAATGAAGATCCTGCAATGGAGATGCAAGATCTAATAACAATGTTACAGAGTAAGCAGTATGTGTTCTGGCATAGAAGAAGCGGAAATTCagatatattttggactcatccAGGCGCAATACATTTGTTGAACCAATTTCCCTTTGTCTTGGTCATCGGCTGCACGTATAAAACCAATAGATTCCGGTTCCCACTGCTTGAAATTGTTGGTGTTACTTCAACAGAGTTAACATTTACCGTGGCATTCGCCTTTTTGGATTCCGAGCGATTAGATAACTTCACTTGGGCATTACAGAAGCTAAGAGGATTGTTTTTGAGAGATGATTCAATTTCTCAAGTTATTGTGACTGACAAAGACCCTGTTTTGATGAATGCGATTGAATTTGTTTTTCCTGATTCATGTATTTTGCTATGTCGATTTCACATGTCTATAAATGTAAGACCAAAATGCAAGAAGTCGGTGTCTCCAAAAGAGACAATCGTGAATGTGCTTGACGCATGGAGTGATCTTATTAATTCTCCCGACGAGGTTGAGTATTTAGAGCGCTTGCATCATTTTGAGGTACTATGTGAAAATCATCCTATTTTTCTAGAGTACGTCAAAAATATGTGGTTGATTCCTCACAAAGAAAAGTTTGTCTTAGCGTGGACTAATCGAGTGATGCACTTAGGAAATACAACAACTAACAG GGTTAGGTCTATACGTGGTACTTGGAAGTCACTAATGCATGATAGAAGTGGAGACATGTGTGAATGTTGGGATGCAATGAATAATATGTTTAGACTGCAACATTGTGCAATAAGGGCTTCATTCGAAAGAAGCACATACATGGTGCAGCACCGACATAATATTCCTGTGTATGATAAATTGAGAGGATATGTATCAAAGAACGCATTGATCCATATTGGTCTTGAGTATGATCGAATGAGCTCTACAGAtattgaaaattttatttgtggTTGTAAAGTTAGAAAGACGTATGGTTTACCTTGTGCGTGTGAACTTCTGCAATATAATAGGACGAGTGTTGTTGCGATTCCATTGTTGGTAGTTCATATACATTGGAGAAGAGTAAAATTTGGTGATAAAAAGGATAATGAGACAGACAAGTTGGAAGAGGAAGACTTTGCGCAGGAGTGGGATGTATTGGTAGAGCGATTTCGAGAACTTGACATTGCTGGTAAAATTACTCTGAAGAGCAAAGTGCGCGATCTTGCATTTTCTGATACAACTTCAATGTGTCAAGCTCCTATCATTGAAGGTGAAGGCCCTTCTACTAGTGGCAAAGGCCCTTATGAGGAAGACTTGGTGCATGAGTGGGATGCATTGTTAAAGCGATTTCGAGAACTTGACATTGTTGGTAAAGTTATTTTAAAGAGCAAAGTGCATGAACTTGTATTTCCAGATACAATTTCAACGTCTCAACCTCAAATGATGGAAGATGAATGCCCTTCTATTAGTAGCAACAACCCTTCTATTGGTCATGAGTCAGTTTGGGAG AGGAGGTGCCACAGAGCTGCCGCGATTCTTCGGACTGTCTTAGATAAGCAGTTCCTTCTTGAAGGAACTGAGCCTGATGAACACCTCACTCGGGCACTATGCATATTGCAATATGGAACTGCGGAAGGTGAAAGTATGGAGGGACTAGCATATCAGAGAAGAAAGAAGCCTCGCTCCATCGACTGA
- the LOC127127578 gene encoding uncharacterized protein At2g39795, mitochondrial — protein sequence MAMYTVLRRATAAVIPLAARRTVASSSSRTFHSALSVKLLPHQEMTPFVPSRSFANAVANKSSPDANLVQVLQSEINCALEDEQATEQVEIPVGFPFEIEDNAGERTIQLKRQYEDEVITVKVDIPNITPEENEGDDADDNEKNDTESSIPLVVTVFKGNGVSLEFGLTAFPDEVSIDSLSIKKPDDSEDELVYEGPEFTDLDENLQKAFLKYLEIRGITAGTTNFLQEYMFNKDSKEYLLWLKKVKSFVE from the exons ATGGCCATGTACACCGTCCTACGTCGTGCCACCGCCGCCGTAATTCCTCTGGCTGCTCGCCGCACGGTGGCTTCTTCTTCTTCCAGAACCTTCCACAGCGCACTCTCTGTCAAACTCCTTCCTCACCAAGAGATGACTCCTTTTGTACCCTCTCGTAGCTTCGCTAACGCCGTCGCAAATAAGTCGTCCCCAGATGCTAATCTTGTTCAAGTACTTCAATCTGAAATCAATTGCGCCCTCGAGGATGAACAAGCTACTGAACAA GTTGAAATTCCTGTTGGATTTCCTTTTGAGATTGAGGACAATGCTGGAGAAAGAACTATTCAACTAAAAAGACAATATGAGGATGAAGTTATCACAGTTAAAGTTGACATCCCTAACATAACACCTGAAGAAAATGAGGGTGACGATGCAGATGACAATGAGAAGAATGATACTGAATCTAGCATTCCTTTGGTTGTGACTGTTTTCAAAGGAAATGGAGTGTCCCTAGAGTTTGGCTTGACTGCTTTCCCTGACGAGGTTTCGATCGATAGCTTGTCAATTAAGAAGCCCGACGATTCTGAAGATGAGCTGGTATACGAGGGACCTGAGTTCAC TGATTTGGATGAAAATCTGCAAAAGGCTTTCCTCAAGTATCTTGAGATCCGTGGGATAACAGCCGGCACAACCAACTTTTTGCAGGAATACATGTTTAACAAAGACAGCAAGGAATACTTATTGTGGCTGAAGAAAGTGAAGAGCTTTGTCGAGTAA